From the Caldisalinibacter kiritimatiensis genome, the window ACATCTCCCATCTTTATAGTTGAAATTTCTTTTAACAACTTCTGCTTAACATCTGGCCAGATACTTTCTGGTATATAAGCCCTAGATGCTGCTGAGCATTTTTGCCCTTGATATTCAAATGCTCCCCTTACAATAGCTGTTACTAAAGAATCAATATCAGCACTTTTATGAGCAAAAATAAAATCTTTACCTCCAGTTTCCCCTACTATTCTTGGATACATTCTATATTTATCTATATTTTCGCCTACTGTTTTCCACATACCTCTAAATACTTTTGTAGAACCTGTAAAATGTATACCAGCAAGATATTCACTTTTTAATACATATTCACCTATTTCACTGCCGTATCCTGGCATAAAGTTTATTACTCCATCAGGCAATCCAGCAGCTTGTAAAAGCTTCATAAAGAAATAATTTGAATATACAGCATTAGATGCTGGCTTCCATAATACAGTATTCCCCACTAATGCTGGTGCAGTTGGCAAATTACCACCAATAGATGTAAAATTAAAAGGTGTAACCGCAAACACAAAACCTTCTAGTGGCCTATACTCTACTCTATTCCACACTCCTTTTGAAGAATAAGGCTGGTCATTATAAATTTGTGTTAAATAATAACAATTAAATCTTAGAAAATCTATAAGTTCACATGCTGCGTCTATTTCTGCTTGAAACACTGTTTTGCTTTGAGCCAGCATTGTAGCAGCATTAAGTGTAGAACGCCAAGGTCCTGACAAAAGCTCAGCTGCTTTCAGAAATATAGATACTCTATGCTCCCATGGCATATTATCCCATTCTCTTTTAGCATTTAATGCTGACTCAATAGCCATATTTACTTCTTTTTCTCCTGCCATATGATAAGTAGCTAAAACGTGTTCTTTGTCATGAGGAACTATACACTTATTAACTTTACCTGTTCTTACTTCTTTTCCACCTATTATTAAAGGTATCTCAATCTCTTTACTCTTTAACTCTTTAATTTTATCTTTCAAGTCTGTTCTTTCTTTGCTCCCTGGTAGATAAGAGTAAATCGGTTCATTATAAGGCTTTTTTATTTTAAAGTAAGCATTTGACATAAACAAAATCCCCCTTAATATTTGTTATATTTAATTACACTCTATACAACTGAAGGCTCTAATACCATTTCCCCTCTTTCAAATCTATCTTTATCAAGTTTATCAATAGGTATAGTTGTTTTTTCACCTATTATCTGTTCTGCCAAGAGTAATCCAGTCATTGGTGCTAACATAAAACCATGACCACTAAACCCAATAGCTAAATAAAATCCGTCAACTTCTTTAACCGGACCTAGTATAGGGTGTTTATCAGGTGTAATATTATATAATCCTGCCCACTGCCTTATAATTCTTAATTCTCCTAATGGTGGCAACAAATTGATTGCAGTTGTAGTCATCTGTTCCATAAAATTCCAACTTGATGTTACTCGTAAGTCTTTAGGTTCATTAGAATCCCCTCTCCCCATAATAAACGAACCATGTGGTGTCTGCTGACAATAAATATTAAGCGAAAATGAAATAACCATTGGCCCTTGGATTGGCTTAACAGGTTCAGTTACTAATATTTGATGTCTTTCTGAATATACAGGTAAATCTATACCGACCATTTTACCGATTTGTTTTGAATATCCTCCTGCAGCATTTATTACAATTCTAGTAGAAATAAATCCTTTATTTGTCTTTACTCCATATATTTTATTATTCTTTACCTTTATTCCTATAACCTCAGTATATGTATAAATTTTAACCCCTAATCTTTTTGCCGCTTTTGCATATGCATCAGTCATTAAAAATGGATTTAAATGACCATCTTTCGAGCAAAAAGTTGCACTTATTACTCCTTTCGTATTTAGATGAGGTACAATTTTTTTAGCTTCTTTAGGTGTAAGGTATTCTACTGGTATCCCTAATTTCCGTTGCAGTTTAACGTTTTCTTTAAATTGATTATCTTCCTTTTCTGTTGTTGCTACAATAAGATAACCTTCCTGTTTAAATTCAATGTCTTTATCATATTCTAATTCCTCTTTTGCATTTTCAAAAAACTTAATGCTTTCCATAGCCAATCTACAATTCATTTCCCTACCCCATTGTTGTCTTACCCCTGCACCACACCTTCCTGTAGAGCCACTAGCTAAATATTCTTTTTCTAGTATAACAACATTCTTTACACCTTTTTTAGCTAAATTATAAGCTATAGAACACCCAGAAATACCTCCACCTATAATTACAACTTCGGCAGATTTAATCATTTAAATTAGCTCCTTCTGCTATAGTTTTTATTTTTATTGGCTTAACAGGTGGTCTACTTGTACATGACTTAAGCTCAGAAATATCCTTACCAGTAATTAAAGCAATTTCCTTCATAATAATCTGAGAACATGTTTTTCCTTGACAGGGACCCATTCCAGCTCTAGAGATTCTTTTTATTTCATCTACTGACGTATATCCTTCTCTAATAAGTTTCCTTATTTCATCTAATGTTACATCTTCACATCTACACACTATTGTCTTCTCACGCAATTTTACCCCTCCATTCTTATATTTCTAAAGTCATATAAATATTTTTTTGATACCTCAACGTGAATTATCGTTGTTTTATCCTGCCTTTCAGCCTTTAAAACATTTACTATTTTTACATCTGTTATATACTTACCTGATCTATCCAATCCTTTTACTTTATCTCCTATTTTAGGTACAGGTAAAAACTCATAAGGTATCTTGAATATAACCTTATCATCTGCATATGTAGCATCTATAACCATTATAGCTAAACCAGGACAACAGCTTATACATAAACCACATCCATTACATAATTCCGGGTCAATAACTGGTATATCGTTTATATCTTTCATTTCCTTTATTGCTCCTCTTTTACAGACAGTGGAACATGGATTACATGGAATTCTTTCAAAGCATTCTATGATTGCAATAGGTCCCTTTTTAAGTCTATCTAAGCTAGGAAACTTTTCTTTTACTAATTTTTTATC encodes:
- the pruA gene encoding L-glutamate gamma-semialdehyde dehydrogenase, producing MSNAYFKIKKPYNEPIYSYLPGSKERTDLKDKIKELKSKEIEIPLIIGGKEVRTGKVNKCIVPHDKEHVLATYHMAGEKEVNMAIESALNAKREWDNMPWEHRVSIFLKAAELLSGPWRSTLNAATMLAQSKTVFQAEIDAACELIDFLRFNCYYLTQIYNDQPYSSKGVWNRVEYRPLEGFVFAVTPFNFTSIGGNLPTAPALVGNTVLWKPASNAVYSNYFFMKLLQAAGLPDGVINFMPGYGSEIGEYVLKSEYLAGIHFTGSTKVFRGMWKTVGENIDKYRMYPRIVGETGGKDFIFAHKSADIDSLVTAIVRGAFEYQGQKCSAASRAYIPESIWPDVKQKLLKEISTIKMGDVEDFSNFIGAVIDENAFNKIKSYIEYAKSSNEADVIYGGKCNNNKGYFIEPTVIVTNNSKFKTMKEEIFGPVITIYVYNDNNLEETLELCNSTSPYALTGAIFSQDRRITVKMQKALTHSAGNFYINDKPTGAVVGQQPFGGSRASGTNDKAGSMFNLLRWISPRAIKENFNPPKKYEYNYMRES
- a CDS encoding NAD(P)/FAD-dependent oxidoreductase, whose amino-acid sequence is MIKSAEVVIIGGGISGCSIAYNLAKKGVKNVVILEKEYLASGSTGRCGAGVRQQWGREMNCRLAMESIKFFENAKEELEYDKDIEFKQEGYLIVATTEKEDNQFKENVKLQRKLGIPVEYLTPKEAKKIVPHLNTKGVISATFCSKDGHLNPFLMTDAYAKAAKRLGVKIYTYTEVIGIKVKNNKIYGVKTNKGFISTRIVINAAGGYSKQIGKMVGIDLPVYSERHQILVTEPVKPIQGPMVISFSLNIYCQQTPHGSFIMGRGDSNEPKDLRVTSSWNFMEQMTTTAINLLPPLGELRIIRQWAGLYNITPDKHPILGPVKEVDGFYLAIGFSGHGFMLAPMTGLLLAEQIIGEKTTIPIDKLDKDRFERGEMVLEPSVV
- a CDS encoding (2Fe-2S)-binding protein yields the protein MREKTIVCRCEDVTLDEIRKLIREGYTSVDEIKRISRAGMGPCQGKTCSQIIMKEIALITGKDISELKSCTSRPPVKPIKIKTIAEGANLND
- a CDS encoding 4Fe-4S binding protein, yielding MLSKTGVADKKLVKEKFPSLDRLKKGPIAIIECFERIPCNPCSTVCKRGAIKEMKDINDIPVIDPELCNGCGLCISCCPGLAIMVIDATYADDKVIFKIPYEFLPVPKIGDKVKGLDRSGKYITDVKIVNVLKAERQDKTTIIHVEVSKKYLYDFRNIRMEG